Proteins from a single region of Dysosmobacter acutus:
- a CDS encoding AAA family ATPase codes for MDICKLSQDIQAETEKIIVGKSDRIRLIIMAVLANGHVLLDDLPGVGKTTLVKTISLALGCRSGRVQFVPDMLPSDIIGMQIFNQKTGDFEMRQGPVMTNLLLADEINRAIPRTQSALLEAMEERQISIDGQRFSLPSPFLVLATQNPVESESTFRLPAAQMDRFLIRISMGYPQPEEERQMLRSLGDEIPFDSVRAVTSDAELRSAQRQIAGIHLSDSVADYIVALADRTRSHPQLMMGASPRATRSLYRAAKAWAAMSGRDYVTPDDVKFLAHPVLEHRLILKSSARFSGNTPAKVLEEVLEQTEASPSLDTLDHEG; via the coding sequence ATGGACATTTGCAAGCTATCCCAGGACATACAAGCTGAGACGGAAAAGATCATTGTGGGAAAATCCGATCGCATCAGGCTGATTATCATGGCTGTGCTGGCCAACGGCCATGTGCTTTTGGATGACCTGCCCGGCGTGGGTAAGACCACACTGGTGAAGACCATTTCCCTTGCCCTTGGCTGCCGCTCCGGGCGTGTTCAATTTGTGCCCGACATGCTGCCCAGCGACATCATCGGAATGCAGATATTCAACCAGAAAACGGGAGATTTTGAGATGCGCCAGGGTCCTGTCATGACCAACCTGCTCTTGGCCGATGAGATCAACCGGGCCATACCCCGCACGCAGTCCGCCCTGCTGGAGGCCATGGAAGAGCGCCAGATCTCTATTGACGGGCAGCGTTTTTCCCTTCCCTCTCCCTTTTTGGTGCTGGCCACACAGAACCCTGTGGAATCGGAGAGCACGTTCCGCCTCCCTGCCGCCCAGATGGACCGATTCCTGATCCGAATCAGTATGGGGTATCCCCAGCCGGAGGAGGAACGGCAAATGCTCCGCAGTCTTGGAGATGAGATTCCCTTTGATTCCGTGCGCGCTGTCACAAGTGACGCGGAGCTGAGATCGGCTCAGCGGCAGATTGCCGGCATCCACCTCTCCGACTCTGTGGCGGATTACATCGTGGCGCTTGCGGACAGGACCCGCAGCCACCCTCAGCTGATGATGGGGGCAAGCCCCCGCGCCACCCGCAGCCTCTATCGGGCCGCAAAGGCCTGGGCGGCCATGTCGGGCCGGGACTATGTGACGCCGGACGACGTCAAGTTTTTGGCCCATCCTGTGCTGGAACATCGTCTGATTTTAAAGAGCAGCGCACGGTTTTCCGGCAATACGCCAGCCAAGGTTCTGGAAGAGGTATTGGAGCAGACCGAGGCGTCCCCCTCCCTGGACACGCTGGATCATGAGGGATAA
- a CDS encoding recombinase family protein gives MNAIYTRQSVDRADSISIESQIEFCKYEMRGEAYKVYTDRGYSGKNTDRPAFAEMMNDIENGIISKVVVYKLDRISRSILDFSTMMERFEKYKVEFVSTTEKFDTSSPMGRAMLNICIVFAQLERETIQKRVTDAYFSRSQKSFYMGGRIPYGFRLVPTTIEGVKTSMYEINPEEAEQVKLIYELYSKPECSYGDIIRYFQEHGILKNGKPWCRTRMADVLRNPIYVRADLSVYEFYRDQGAIIANDPGDFIGTNGCYYYKGQDSTGRKQMNLEGNHLVLAPHEGIVPADLWLKCRAKCLEAQQIKPYQKAKNTWLAGKIKCGVCGYALVDKHYATTRARYFLCSNKMNSRACVGPGTIYSDEFEQLIYNEMLKKLAQFTSLRKRKGNILNPELTTLNVELTQTESEISALMDRLATADDTMFRYISGRIKELDGKKQELMKRISELKLHKEADYTEISNHLTMWDELSFEDKRQTVDQLIRVIYATSDSIKIEWRI, from the coding sequence ATGAACGCAATCTACACAAGACAATCCGTTGACAGAGCCGATAGTATTTCTATCGAAAGTCAGATCGAGTTCTGCAAATATGAGATGCGAGGTGAAGCCTACAAAGTATATACCGACAGAGGCTACAGCGGTAAGAATACAGACCGCCCCGCCTTTGCCGAAATGATGAATGACATTGAAAATGGAATCATCAGCAAAGTGGTCGTCTATAAGCTCGACCGTATCAGCCGTTCGATTCTGGACTTCTCTACCATGATGGAACGCTTCGAGAAGTACAAGGTTGAGTTCGTATCAACGACCGAGAAGTTCGATACCTCTTCCCCGATGGGCCGCGCCATGCTCAATATCTGCATTGTCTTTGCTCAGCTGGAACGTGAAACCATTCAGAAACGTGTCACAGACGCCTATTTCTCCCGCAGTCAAAAGAGTTTCTATATGGGCGGACGGATCCCATACGGCTTTCGGTTGGTGCCGACTACCATTGAAGGCGTTAAGACTTCCATGTATGAGATCAATCCCGAGGAGGCAGAACAGGTCAAGCTGATCTATGAGCTCTATTCCAAACCGGAATGTTCCTACGGCGATATCATCCGGTACTTCCAGGAGCATGGTATTCTCAAGAATGGAAAACCGTGGTGCCGTACTCGTATGGCAGATGTGCTGAGGAACCCAATCTACGTTCGCGCGGACCTCTCTGTCTACGAGTTCTACCGGGACCAGGGCGCGATCATCGCCAACGACCCCGGCGACTTTATCGGAACAAATGGCTGCTACTACTACAAGGGCCAGGACTCCACCGGCCGCAAGCAGATGAATTTGGAAGGCAACCATCTGGTATTGGCGCCCCATGAGGGAATCGTCCCAGCAGATCTGTGGCTGAAATGCCGCGCCAAGTGTCTGGAGGCTCAGCAAATCAAGCCGTATCAGAAGGCCAAGAATACATGGCTGGCTGGAAAGATCAAATGCGGCGTCTGCGGCTACGCGCTGGTGGATAAGCATTATGCTACCACAAGGGCCAGATACTTCCTCTGCTCTAACAAAATGAACTCCAGAGCCTGTGTAGGACCCGGTACGATCTACTCGGACGAATTCGAACAGCTTATCTACAATGAGATGCTCAAGAAACTGGCGCAGTTCACTTCTCTCAGAAAGCGTAAAGGAAATATCCTTAACCCGGAACTCACCACTCTCAATGTGGAATTGACGCAGACAGAGAGCGAGATCAGCGCTTTGATGGACCGTCTGGCCACCGCTGACGATACCATGTTCCGCTATATCAGCGGGCGCATCAAGGAACTGGACGGTAAGAAGCAGGAACTGATGAAGCGCATCTCCGAGCTGAAACTTCACAAGGAAGCTGACTACACCGAGATCAGCAACCATCTGACCATGTGGGATGAACTGAGCTTCGAGGATAAGCGCCAGACCGTGGATCAGCTCATCCGGGTCATCTACGCCACCAGCGATTCCATTAAAATCGAATGGCGCATCTGA
- a CDS encoding relaxase/mobilization nuclease domain-containing protein produces MAIITFTNYKRGQTAGCMGAVMRYTMQEKKTLWEGQRLVTGVNCEPDAVYADFMTTKRLYHKTDGKLFYHMVQSFPKGASVDPVTAHAAALRLAEYFSGHEVLVCTHVDREHIHSHFVINSVNFDTGKKLHIAKEQLQELRQRNDAVCLEFSLPVFMPDPSRHKSKIMTTGEYHTAARSQSKKLQLMNIINDCMRHASTREEFIALMESEGCKVRWEKSRKNITYTTPSGWQCRDRMLFGDKYLKENMEYEFRIREEIIYGRSNGVEPTRAGTAGAGDTATGPAAHRGPLSPSGSGGASAGITGEFEFVADRVSEATVGDALRLSIQIPDGRAAEIGEAFGANGRTGWEAEREIFLSSPVSDAVHSLGQSAPVVSDAGNHRSSLVGDVLQLGYTLERDQTAVPVIDSTTKRDRADSKLLRREKEKKIALGHKADDHEEEQTHTWQQTM; encoded by the coding sequence ATGGCGATCATCACCTTCACAAATTATAAGCGGGGACAGACCGCCGGGTGCATGGGCGCTGTTATGCGTTACACTATGCAGGAAAAGAAAACGCTGTGGGAAGGTCAGCGGCTGGTCACGGGCGTCAACTGTGAACCAGACGCTGTCTACGCAGACTTCATGACTACCAAGCGGTTATATCACAAAACGGATGGCAAACTGTTTTACCATATGGTGCAAAGCTTTCCGAAGGGCGCGTCAGTAGACCCGGTCACAGCTCACGCCGCTGCGCTCAGGCTGGCGGAATATTTTTCGGGCCATGAGGTCCTGGTCTGCACCCATGTAGATCGCGAGCATATCCATTCACACTTCGTTATCAACTCTGTCAATTTCGATACTGGAAAGAAACTGCACATCGCAAAGGAACAGCTCCAGGAACTGCGTCAGCGCAACGACGCGGTATGCCTGGAGTTTTCTCTTCCGGTATTCATGCCCGACCCAAGCCGGCACAAGTCAAAAATCATGACTACCGGGGAGTATCACACAGCAGCCCGCAGTCAGAGCAAAAAGCTGCAGCTCATGAATATCATCAACGATTGTATGCGCCACGCGTCCACCCGTGAGGAATTCATTGCGCTGATGGAGAGTGAGGGCTGTAAAGTCCGCTGGGAAAAGTCCCGTAAGAATATCACTTACACCACGCCGAGCGGCTGGCAGTGCCGTGACCGCATGCTGTTCGGTGACAAATATCTGAAGGAGAATATGGAATATGAATTCAGGATCAGAGAAGAAATTATCTATGGACGATCTAATGGCGTTGAACCGACCCGCGCAGGTACAGCCGGAGCTGGAGACACCGCCACCGGTCCTGCCGCCCATCGAGGTCCACTGTCCCCTTCCGGAAGCGGTGGAGCATCGGCTGGAATCACTGGAGAATTTGAATTCGTGGCAGACAGAGTATCTGAAGCGACTGTCGGAGATGCCCTGCGACTATCCATCCAGATCCCAGATGGACGAGCTGCTGAAATCGGTGAAGCATTTGGAGCAAATGGTCGAACAGGCTGGGAAGCAGAAAGAGAAATCTTTCTATCTTCCCCGGTTTCGGATGCCGTACATTCCCTGGGGCAGTCTGCTCCTGTGGTCAGCGATGCTGGCAATCATCGGAGCAGTCTTGTGGGCGATGTGCTACAGCTCGGCTACACTCTGGAACGCGATCAAACCGCTGTTCCAGTAATCGACAGTACCACAAAACGCGATCGCGCTGACAGCAAACTACTCCGCAGAGAAAAGGAAAAGAAAATCGCCCTCGGTCACAAAGCAGATGATCATGAGGAGGAGCAGACACATACCTGGCAGCAGACGATGTGA
- a CDS encoding plasmid mobilization protein: MKKDIKFSTRMTSGDRESIKELAKQSGMSMSNYVTACCLGKQVVVIDGLKEVLKELKYIGKNLNQLVTLAHMGRVTVIHLDSTLQVFSELRDAVRMILERKRW; this comes from the coding sequence ATGAAAAAAGATATTAAATTCAGTACCCGTATGACTTCCGGAGACCGGGAATCCATCAAGGAGTTGGCAAAGCAGTCCGGTATGTCCATGAGCAATTATGTGACGGCCTGTTGTTTGGGCAAACAGGTCGTGGTCATCGACGGACTAAAAGAAGTATTGAAGGAGCTGAAATACATCGGGAAAAATCTGAATCAGCTTGTTACCCTGGCGCACATGGGACGAGTGACAGTGATTCATCTGGACAGCACACTTCAGGTGTTCTCGGAACTCCGTGATGCCGTCCGGATGATCCTGGAACGAAAGCGCTGGTGA
- a CDS encoding AAA family ATPase, whose product MSKPTPLQTIDGKTLMSTPIEPLYFVVDTFISQGLHILAGPPKVGKSWLALWLAVSVAKGDPVWGMETKKGTTLYLCLEDSTRRIQNRLCQLTEDAPSNVHFCTESSILDRGLEEQLAQFIYDHPDTVLIIIDTLQKVRGVKNDNAYANDYRDLSLLKKIADRHGIAILLIHHLRKEGDEDVFNRISGTTAISGAVDSSFTLVEDKRGSGRAKLFCIGRDIEYRELELERNEDNIWQLLCDSKISPGGRITAAISAFMSNRTDYIGTPTEFANKIDPDGSLGITPKKATRLILESLAALGKSGITVRVYRSNGKRLIELRRAESVDTQGVDPIDPLEATGADLRGFSEHDE is encoded by the coding sequence ATGAGCAAACCAACACCGCTGCAGACCATTGATGGTAAAACGCTTATGAGCACACCTATTGAACCGCTGTACTTTGTAGTGGATACGTTCATATCCCAGGGGCTGCATATACTTGCAGGCCCTCCCAAGGTGGGAAAGTCCTGGTTGGCACTGTGGCTGGCTGTCAGCGTTGCCAAAGGAGATCCGGTATGGGGTATGGAAACAAAGAAAGGCACAACGCTCTATCTCTGCCTGGAGGATTCCACTCGTCGTATCCAAAACCGGCTCTGCCAACTTACAGAGGATGCTCCATCCAATGTTCATTTCTGTACAGAGAGCAGTATCCTCGACCGGGGGTTGGAAGAACAGTTGGCACAGTTTATCTATGACCACCCCGACACAGTCCTGATCATCATCGACACGCTGCAAAAGGTGCGAGGCGTAAAAAATGACAACGCCTATGCGAATGACTACCGCGACCTCTCTCTGCTGAAAAAGATAGCGGACAGGCATGGCATTGCGATTCTGCTTATCCACCATCTGCGCAAAGAAGGCGATGAGGATGTGTTCAACCGCATCTCCGGAACCACGGCGATCAGCGGTGCCGTGGATTCCAGCTTCACACTGGTAGAAGATAAACGCGGCAGCGGCCGTGCCAAACTTTTCTGCATAGGCCGTGATATCGAGTACCGTGAGCTGGAGCTGGAACGCAACGAAGACAATATCTGGCAGCTTCTCTGTGACAGCAAGATCAGTCCCGGCGGCAGGATCACTGCTGCCATCTCTGCATTCATGTCGAACCGCACGGACTACATCGGCACTCCCACAGAGTTCGCAAATAAAATCGACCCTGATGGTTCGCTTGGGATCACGCCAAAGAAAGCCACTCGTCTGATCTTGGAAAGCCTTGCGGCGCTTGGAAAATCCGGGATCACAGTGCGTGTATACCGCAGCAATGGAAAGCGGCTCATCGAGCTTCGCCGTGCCGAAAGTGTCGACACCCAGGGAGTTGACCCTATCGACCCTCTCGAGGCCACAGGAGCCGATTTGAGGGGCTTTTCCGAACATGACGAGTGA
- a CDS encoding RNA dependent RNA polymerase yields the protein MNHTATEHCKVPGAKHEQDDCAMFFQLMCQLHGDRYRVPADACIADLADIIFYMDFTGIFDRRGTNQTQKTRREKARDMFRPEGVTLDFGSGPHRYVSFERSASMSRRSRLSFIRADLYEPMRRRMMMDMTLERCQLSKLYAYNGLLFSSGIRVDGIRIDKPHRVIVIDNPTKVVKRVPVITVREGYEPGKYHRVETLEDVKVTCFDGVGLISKEYAETVDKTYCGRHSHTSFQIRMPYIKGMLHQVDFKDFLKRSGTQIIQDIWGVNHAVKDVDIILTRSQFKAYDWLRENGMTWQDYWKAFRKYRHALYITNVSKEEPEALIELNYQFLSTVSIRPEEFRPADLPNGWGHSPEKDERRWLTKATETAYYDFCANETFRREYFLKGFDQPRRSRAHMLARVLRKNPLFIQEPIYADALDAQAKKILKGYAVGHLLVPGDNRFLSGDLLELLRQLMTPRIFQMPAERSFCDAVNADMFTEDSFYAPGAVYEHDESCTLLRNPHIARNEELQLSVYPDDELRAHYLGHLTDVVMVSADTLAAERLGGADYDGDLIKTIADPVLNRCVKRNYEYDVYQKLSNNTNLPLLKIPSLSAPLSNANDWRERFRTVENTFAARIGQICNAAMDRSVIAYSENADPEERKRYRREIETLAILSGLEIDAAKSGVRPDLDEYIGKKRVKRSAFLQYKYLAEQAEETRRAWYEPSHKEKLDAFFEKTDWSKVGSHIERLPYLARQLEQNTPRMKARPAKDSELFVFAQERGWKNKLDKQVLASVSELLGDYEHCLSRIRACRIPVKDKQRKIDIDRILYARGQEELYDSDELYAFFQQLPPERITALRQAISDCQWHFMASDERETFLMAHLPEAADYYDLLTDFRNSGFRVLGDLVCDVDDENSSRERKKLIRKGDSPYFIAMMEAYMENPFSGDERAVVSKVCRKYLDRIVRPGLAVRYVVALGKRKLLWDLLLDRIEENVLEVPYAE from the coding sequence TTGAATCATACTGCTACCGAGCACTGCAAGGTACCCGGAGCAAAGCACGAGCAGGACGACTGTGCTATGTTTTTTCAGCTTATGTGTCAACTCCATGGAGACCGGTATCGGGTGCCGGCGGATGCGTGCATTGCCGACCTTGCGGACATCATTTTTTATATGGACTTTACCGGTATCTTTGATCGCCGTGGTACAAACCAGACACAGAAAACCCGCCGCGAGAAAGCCAGGGACATGTTTCGCCCCGAAGGCGTTACGCTGGATTTTGGCAGCGGGCCTCACCGATATGTCAGCTTTGAACGTTCCGCCAGCATGAGCCGCAGATCCAGGCTCTCATTTATTCGTGCAGACCTGTATGAGCCAATGCGCCGGCGCATGATGATGGATATGACCCTGGAGCGCTGCCAGCTCAGTAAGCTCTATGCATACAATGGCCTGTTGTTTTCCAGCGGAATCCGGGTGGACGGCATTCGTATTGACAAGCCGCACCGCGTCATTGTGATCGACAACCCTACGAAAGTCGTAAAGAGAGTTCCCGTCATCACTGTTCGGGAGGGGTATGAGCCGGGGAAATATCATAGAGTAGAGACGCTGGAAGATGTGAAAGTCACTTGCTTCGACGGCGTCGGACTCATTTCTAAGGAGTACGCTGAGACAGTGGACAAGACCTACTGCGGCAGGCATAGCCATACTTCGTTTCAGATCCGCATGCCTTATATCAAAGGGATGCTGCATCAGGTAGACTTCAAGGACTTTTTGAAGCGTTCCGGTACACAGATCATTCAGGATATCTGGGGCGTAAATCACGCAGTCAAGGATGTGGACATCATCCTGACCCGCAGCCAGTTCAAGGCTTATGATTGGCTGCGGGAAAACGGCATGACCTGGCAGGATTACTGGAAGGCATTCCGGAAATACCGTCATGCCCTGTATATCACCAACGTGAGCAAGGAGGAACCAGAAGCGCTCATTGAACTGAACTACCAGTTTCTATCCACAGTGTCCATTCGACCAGAGGAATTCCGGCCTGCGGATCTTCCCAATGGCTGGGGTCACAGTCCGGAGAAAGATGAGAGGCGGTGGCTGACCAAGGCAACAGAGACTGCCTACTATGATTTCTGCGCCAATGAGACTTTCCGTCGAGAGTATTTTCTGAAGGGCTTTGACCAGCCGCGCAGAAGCCGAGCGCATATGCTTGCCCGGGTACTGCGCAAAAATCCGCTGTTTATTCAGGAACCGATCTATGCCGACGCATTGGACGCGCAAGCGAAAAAGATTTTAAAGGGTTACGCTGTGGGTCATCTTTTGGTGCCGGGTGATAACCGTTTCCTGTCCGGAGACCTGCTGGAACTGCTGCGGCAGCTTATGACGCCACGCATATTTCAGATGCCGGCAGAGCGTTCTTTCTGCGATGCTGTCAACGCTGATATGTTTACAGAGGACAGCTTCTATGCCCCCGGCGCTGTCTATGAACATGACGAAAGCTGCACCTTGCTTCGTAATCCTCACATCGCACGCAACGAGGAGCTTCAGCTATCCGTATACCCAGATGATGAACTCCGAGCTCATTATCTGGGGCATCTGACAGATGTCGTTATGGTGTCCGCGGATACGTTGGCGGCAGAGCGTCTGGGCGGGGCCGACTATGACGGCGATTTGATCAAAACCATTGCTGACCCTGTCCTGAACCGCTGCGTCAAGCGGAATTACGAGTATGATGTCTATCAGAAGCTTTCCAATAATACCAATCTACCGCTGCTGAAAATCCCATCTCTGTCAGCGCCGCTGTCCAACGCCAATGACTGGCGGGAGAGATTCCGCACGGTAGAAAACACCTTCGCCGCCCGCATCGGCCAGATCTGCAACGCCGCTATGGACCGCAGTGTTATTGCATACAGTGAGAATGCCGACCCGGAAGAACGGAAGCGGTACCGCCGGGAAATTGAAACGCTGGCCATCCTCAGCGGTCTGGAGATCGATGCCGCTAAAAGCGGCGTTCGGCCTGATCTGGATGAGTATATCGGTAAAAAGCGGGTAAAGCGCAGTGCGTTCCTCCAGTATAAATATCTGGCAGAACAGGCTGAGGAGACTCGGCGGGCCTGGTATGAACCGAGCCATAAGGAAAAGCTGGATGCTTTTTTTGAAAAGACAGACTGGAGCAAGGTGGGGTCTCATATTGAGCGGTTGCCGTATCTGGCGCGGCAGCTGGAGCAGAACACACCAAGAATGAAAGCCAGACCTGCGAAGGACAGTGAGTTGTTTGTTTTTGCACAGGAACGCGGTTGGAAAAACAAGTTGGACAAGCAGGTCCTTGCTTCTGTTTCTGAACTGCTGGGGGACTACGAACACTGTCTTTCCCGTATTCGAGCCTGCCGTATTCCTGTGAAAGACAAACAGAGAAAGATTGACATTGACCGTATTCTCTATGCCAGAGGACAGGAGGAATTATATGATTCTGACGAGCTGTACGCTTTTTTCCAGCAGCTGCCTCCGGAACGCATTACCGCACTGCGGCAGGCTATTTCCGACTGCCAGTGGCATTTCATGGCATCTGATGAGAGGGAGACATTTTTGATGGCGCATCTCCCGGAGGCAGCTGACTACTATGACCTGCTGACAGATTTTCGGAACAGCGGTTTTCGCGTTTTGGGCGATCTGGTCTGTGATGTGGATGATGAGAATAGCAGCAGAGAGCGAAAAAAGCTGATTCGAAAGGGAGACTCGCCATATTTCATAGCCATGATGGAGGCGTATATGGAGAATCCGTTTTCAGGAGATGAGCGTGCTGTGGTTTCCAAAGTGTGCCGAAAATATTTGGACAGGATCGTTCGCCCTGGTCTTGCTGTACGGTATGTGGTGGCTTTGGGCAAGCGGAAGCTGTTGTGGGACCTGCTGCTGGACCGGATTGAAGAGAATGTACTGGAGGTGCCCTATGCTGAATGA
- a CDS encoding tetratricopeptide repeat protein: METATHDGPRERRRQEIDSFFKGGLDNSSSNIGKHINDEPGMGIPKFHCVHYAQAEHKREICKRLAAVIRYSANRRGTDLDELFLRLKGELSCASGILSQAETADSMLLASILYEIVQTHLGERRSPEESGEETAFGKVNMKRQVEEYYLTCDCYEATSIDFFFALRRMAGQNVIASSNLAGFYYVGMEFVVKNEAGGPHGKYVVERNLEQAAHYFKRAASSQPPYAPALYSYGYMLLHGETGELSAEQRMAESERHYRLAAAQKFHHAVSGLGDLALLRADRLLKQPESEVRFKDIVTELAAAIGYFDQAERMGSFWGPIKAAQFLENPAYEPYREQALAKAGLTGEQTARARWKQAVAMGNVFAMDELAMLDLRLGYIEEAREMLEQAAGMNYPNASYHLARYFYGADGFGPDEKKYRHYLEKAAYDGSARASLVLGKLALAARDAAKTTEEKLKQQKLAFTWFQKAEEQNFSCFEKDVYEQLRQYK; the protein is encoded by the coding sequence ATGGAGACAGCAACGCACGATGGACCGAGAGAACGCAGAAGGCAGGAGATTGACTCGTTTTTCAAGGGCGGTCTGGATAACAGCTCCAGCAATATCGGAAAGCACATCAATGACGAACCGGGCATGGGCATCCCCAAATTCCACTGCGTCCATTACGCCCAGGCAGAGCATAAACGGGAGATCTGCAAACGCCTTGCGGCGGTGATCCGGTACAGTGCGAACCGCCGTGGGACCGATCTGGACGAGCTGTTTCTCCGCCTGAAGGGTGAGCTCTCCTGCGCGTCGGGAATTTTATCTCAGGCTGAAACGGCGGACAGCATGCTGTTGGCCTCTATCCTGTATGAGATCGTGCAGACCCATCTGGGGGAACGGCGCAGTCCCGAGGAGTCCGGGGAGGAGACGGCGTTTGGAAAGGTCAATATGAAGCGGCAGGTGGAGGAGTATTACCTGACCTGCGACTGCTATGAGGCCACCAGTATCGATTTCTTTTTCGCCCTGCGGCGGATGGCTGGGCAGAATGTGATAGCCTCCAGCAATCTGGCGGGCTTCTATTATGTGGGCATGGAATTCGTGGTGAAAAATGAGGCCGGCGGCCCCCATGGAAAGTATGTGGTGGAGCGCAATCTGGAACAGGCGGCCCATTACTTCAAGCGGGCAGCGTCCAGCCAGCCGCCTTATGCCCCCGCCCTGTATTCCTACGGCTATATGCTCCTGCACGGCGAGACAGGGGAGCTGTCTGCGGAACAGCGGATGGCGGAGTCTGAGCGGCATTACCGGCTGGCGGCGGCGCAGAAGTTCCACCATGCGGTGAGCGGCTTGGGTGATCTGGCACTGCTGCGGGCGGACCGGCTGCTGAAACAGCCTGAATCGGAAGTGCGTTTCAAAGATATCGTGACGGAACTGGCCGCCGCCATCGGATATTTTGACCAGGCGGAGCGGATGGGGTCCTTTTGGGGCCCCATCAAAGCGGCGCAGTTTCTGGAGAATCCTGCCTACGAGCCGTACCGGGAGCAGGCTCTGGCAAAGGCCGGTCTGACCGGAGAGCAGACCGCCCGGGCCAGGTGGAAGCAGGCGGTAGCCATGGGAAATGTGTTTGCAATGGATGAACTTGCCATGTTGGACCTGCGGCTGGGGTACATAGAGGAGGCCCGGGAGATGCTGGAGCAGGCGGCCGGGATGAATTATCCCAACGCATCTTACCATCTGGCCCGGTATTTCTACGGAGCGGACGGCTTTGGGCCGGATGAAAAGAAATACCGTCATTATCTGGAAAAAGCTGCCTATGACGGGAGCGCCAGGGCAAGCCTCGTCCTGGGTAAGCTGGCACTGGCGGCGCGTGACGCGGCGAAAACAACGGAGGAGAAGCTTAAACAGCAAAAGCTGGCCTTCACCTGGTTCCAAAAGGCAGAGGAACAGAACTTCAGCTGTTTTGAGAAGGATGTCTATGAACAATTACGGCAGTACAAATAA
- a CDS encoding MATE family efflux transporter, whose amino-acid sequence MSMNNYGSTNKRELFRLVVRLSLPSMWAQVSSVVMQYIDAAMLGHLNADAAAAAGVVASVTWLFGGLCAALTTGFAVQAAQASGGGEQARARGIMRHGLWVAFSVGMCMALLGLWLSVRLPVWLGAEASIHGSAARYFQIYAVSMPFVQLNGYAAGMLQSSGNMRVPGMLTAGMYGMDVLFNYLLIFPTRRLELFHLPLTVPGAGLGVEGAALGTALSEIITGLLMLYMLLVRESGMKLRRGEPVFAPGLREVLGRAFRLGSPIALEQVVMRFAQTTVVGMIAPLGNVAMAAHSLAITAESFCYMPAYGIGLAQVAITGREIGAGDKKRARQMGWAGIGFAAMVTIALSVVLFLFAPQLMRMLTPDPELILLGTKILRIEAFAELMYGTQLVCAGILQGRGDTLVSSTLMLGSLWLVRVPLSMLLIRPLGLVGAWLAMSIELNVRGILFLLRFQFSKR is encoded by the coding sequence ATGTCTATGAACAATTACGGCAGTACAAATAAGCGGGAACTGTTCCGGCTGGTGGTGCGGCTCTCCCTGCCGTCCATGTGGGCCCAGGTCTCCTCGGTAGTCATGCAGTACATCGACGCGGCCATGCTGGGCCATCTGAATGCCGACGCCGCAGCTGCCGCGGGCGTTGTGGCAAGTGTGACCTGGTTGTTCGGCGGACTGTGCGCCGCCCTGACCACAGGTTTCGCCGTGCAGGCGGCCCAGGCCAGCGGCGGAGGAGAGCAGGCGCGCGCCAGAGGCATTATGCGGCATGGCCTTTGGGTGGCCTTCAGCGTAGGGATGTGTATGGCACTGCTGGGCTTGTGGCTCAGCGTCCGCCTTCCAGTTTGGCTTGGAGCGGAAGCGTCCATACACGGGTCTGCCGCCCGGTATTTCCAGATCTATGCCGTCTCCATGCCCTTTGTTCAGCTGAACGGTTACGCGGCAGGGATGCTGCAAAGCAGCGGGAATATGCGTGTGCCGGGGATGCTGACTGCCGGGATGTACGGGATGGATGTTCTGTTCAACTATTTGCTGATCTTCCCCACCAGACGGTTGGAATTGTTCCACTTACCGTTGACCGTCCCCGGCGCGGGACTGGGCGTGGAGGGCGCCGCGTTGGGAACAGCCTTGTCCGAGATCATAACCGGGCTGCTGATGCTGTATATGCTCCTGGTGCGGGAATCCGGCATGAAGCTGCGCCGGGGCGAGCCCGTTTTCGCCCCGGGGCTTCGGGAGGTCTTGGGCCGGGCGTTTCGTCTTGGATCGCCCATCGCGTTGGAACAGGTGGTCATGCGCTTTGCCCAGACAACGGTGGTTGGGATGATCGCACCTCTTGGGAACGTTGCCATGGCGGCCCACTCCCTGGCCATCACAGCGGAGAGCTTTTGCTATATGCCCGCCTACGGCATCGGCCTCGCCCAAGTGGCGATCACCGGGCGGGAGATCGGTGCGGGAGATAAAAAACGTGCAAGACAGATGGGCTGGGCCGGGATCGGCTTTGCGGCGATGGTCACCATCGCCCTGTCCGTGGTACTGTTCCTGTTTGCCCCGCAGCTCATGCGGATGCTGACGCCGGACCCGGAACTGATCCTGCTGGGAACGAAGATCCTCCGGATTGAGGCCTTTGCGGAACTGATGTACGGCACCCAGCTGGTGTGCGCCGGCATTCTGCAAGGCAGGGGAGACACCCTTGTTTCCAGTACGCTGATGCTGGGGAGCCTGTGGCTGGTGCGGGTGCCGTTGTCCATGCTGCTCATCCGCCCGCTGGGACTGGTGGGCGCCTGGCTGGCCATGAGCATCGAGCTGAACGTACGGGGCATCCTGTTTCTGCTCCGTTTCCAGTTTTCCAAACGCTGA